The proteins below come from a single Pleuronectes platessa chromosome 3, fPlePla1.1, whole genome shotgun sequence genomic window:
- the LOC128436948 gene encoding homeobox protein Nkx-2.5: MLLGGLHFLHAAEQELDDMMLQSPLTSTPFSVKDILKLEQQQQQSGSLELQHRAHIQQHLAGSPPQQQHFHTPPSCMLAGTRDSPSFSDGEDNLAYLSALAVREDRLSPDMYVHPGLQGAKLEAAELEEQENKSCGLASREEAAEGGQGDSERPVQKQRSRRRPRVLFSQAQVFELERRFKQQRYLSAPEREHLASTLKLTSNQVKIWFQNRRYKCKRQRQDKSLEAAGQHHPPPPRRVAVPVLVRDGKPCLGGAQSFGTAAPYGSNPYSYNGYPAYTYNSPAYNTNYSCTYTSIPALPPSGTPNAFMNMNLGNVSGLGGSSQPQTHQGTAVTSCQGSLQGIRAW; the protein is encoded by the exons ATGTTACTCGGCGGGCTTCATTTCCTCCATGCtgcagagcaggagctggatgACATGATGCTGCAGAGCCCGCTCACCTCCACGCCGTTCTCTGTCAAGGATAtcctgaagctggagcagcagcagcagcagagcggcTCCCTGGAGCTCCAGCACCGGGCCCACATCCAGCAGCACTTGGCCGGGTCTCCACCCCAGCAGCAGCATTTCCACACCCCGCCGTCCTGCATGCTCGCTGGGACCCGGGACAGCCCTTCCTTCTCGGACGGAGAGGACAACCTGGCCTACCTCAGCGCGCTGGCGGTGCGGGAGGACCGGCTGTCCCCGGACATGTACGTCCATCCCGGCCTGCAGGGAGCGAAGCTGGAGGCcgcggagctggaggagcaggagaaca AGAGCTGCGGGCTGGCGTCCCGGGAGGAGGCAGCGGAGGGCGGGCAAGGCGACTCCGAGAGGCCGGTGCAGAAGCAGCGGAGCCGGCGGAGGCCCCGGGTGCTCTTCTCCCAGGCGCAGGTCTTCGAGCTGGAGCGGCGCTTCAAGCAGCAGCGCTACCTGTCCGCGCCGGAGCGGGAGCACCTGGCCTCCACCCTCAAGCTCACCTCGAACCAGGTGAAGATCTGGTTCCAGAACCGCCGCTACAAGTGCAAACGACAGCGGCAGGACAAGTCCCTGGAGGCGGCGGGGCAGCACCACCCTCCTCCGCCCCGGCGCGTCGCCGTGCCGGTGCTGGTCCGGGACGGGAAGCCGTGTCTGGGCGGCGCGCAGAGCTTCGGCACCGCGGCTCCGTACGGATCCAACCCGTACAGCTACAACGGATACCCGGCGTACACGTACAACAGCCCCGCGTATAAcaccaactacagctgcacGTACACGAGCATCCCCGCCCTCCCCCCGTCCGGCACCCCCAACGCCTTCATGAACATGAACTTGGGAAACGTGAGCGGCCTCGGCGGCTCCTCGCAGCCCCAGACACACCAAGGGACAGCGGTCACATCCTGCCAGGGCTCCCTGCAGGGGATCCGGGCCTGGTAG